The following coding sequences lie in one Paenibacillus durus ATCC 35681 genomic window:
- a CDS encoding NADPH-dependent FMN reductase, translating to MSKLNIGIILGSTRQGRLSPQVGEWVKGIADQRGDANYEIVNIADFKLPLLGEAGASEQAGRWNEKLNSLDGFVFIVPEYNHSITAALKNALDYAREVWNNKAARIVSYGSVGGARAAEHLRGILGELSIADVRVHPALSLFTDFENGQTSKPANLHLASVNGMLDQVVAWSGALKTLR from the coding sequence ATGTCAAAATTGAATATTGGAATTATTCTGGGAAGCACGCGCCAAGGCCGTTTAAGCCCGCAGGTGGGAGAATGGGTAAAGGGCATTGCCGACCAGCGCGGCGACGCCAATTATGAAATTGTGAATATCGCAGATTTCAAGCTTCCATTACTGGGCGAAGCGGGTGCTTCAGAACAAGCCGGGCGCTGGAATGAAAAGCTGAATTCACTGGACGGCTTCGTCTTTATTGTACCGGAGTACAATCACAGCATTACAGCCGCGCTGAAGAACGCTCTGGATTATGCCCGGGAAGTATGGAACAATAAAGCTGCGAGGATTGTAAGCTATGGCTCCGTCGGAGGAGCACGTGCGGCCGAGCATCTACGCGGCATTCTGGGCGAGCTGTCTATCGCGGATGTCCGTGTTCATCCGGCGTTATCCCTTTTCACTGACTTCGAGAACGGCCAGACTTCCAAACCGGCGAATCTTCACCTTGCGAGCGTAAATGGCATGCTGGATCAAGTGGTTGCCTGGAGCGGTGCGCTGAAGACGCTCCGCTGA